AGCAAGAGAGTGGCGGTTCGAACAAGCGCTCGAACCGCGGGCGGGTTTCTGCTCATGCAAGCCTCCCTTTCTGCAGGGCGGCTTCCCGAAAGCGGGGCGCCTCTCTCCGACCGCGGAAGCCGCTCGTCCTGCCGTCGAGCCCCGAATACAATCGATCGACCACGGAATAGCAAGAAGTTTGACGAGCGCGCGACGCGCCCGATCAGCCGCGCCGCCGCACCACCAGCCAGAGGAAGAAGGGGCCGCCGAGAAGAGCGGTGACGATCCCGACCGGAAGCTCGCTCTCCGGGACAACGTTCCGCGCGATCGCGTCGCAGACAACGAGGAACGGTCCCCCGACGAGAACCGAGCCCATCACGAGAGGCCCGTGCGAAAGACCGAGAAGCATTCGGAGGATGTGCGGAACGACGAGCCCCACGAAACCGATCGGCCCGCACGCGGCGACCGACGTCGCCGTGAGAAAGGAGGCGGCGAGAAAGAGACGGACCCGCACCGCGTCGACGGGAACCCCGCGGCTTTGCGCGATCTCGTCTCCAGTCGCGAGAAGA
This is a stretch of genomic DNA from Candidatus Eisenbacteria bacterium. It encodes these proteins:
- a CDS encoding iron ABC transporter permease; the encoded protein is AALAGALLVVFFLYGLSRRGGGMSTLHLLLAGVAVSYFFSALLLFMQYQADFTETYRVVRWLMGRLESIGYAGSLTILPAFVVGTIVLFFYRRELDLLATGDEIAQSRGVPVDAVRVRLFLAASFLTATSVAACGPIGFVGLVVPHILRMLLGLSHGPLVMGSVLVGGPFLVVCDAIARNVVPESELPVGIVTALLGGPFFLWLVVRRRG